From the Candidatus Dadabacteria bacterium genome, one window contains:
- the hemE gene encoding uroporphyrinogen decarboxylase, protein MKQGFNGLKVTSFESRRCEEMKKLISYHGGVPRVAPSMREVPDLKSPYVAGFADDLFSGNIDLLVLMTGVGTRILSDIVIAESGEKKYLDALRATTILARGPKPVAALRKFGIRPNITVSEPNTWRDILSTFDQRDMSLENLVVYVQEYGVSNEEFLASLEKRGADVRRIPIYRWALPEDLGPLRDAVRSVSKGEEDCLLFTSSRQVSNLFEVAAGEGYANDFIEGIKKALVCSIGPTTTETLRENGISVDYEPDSPKMGNLVREVARRSAALLAKKRTAFQNGVDTRNWNRTQMVWSEDRVQVQRREITSEGAFMKACRLEKTDYTPIWLMRQAGRFLREYREARSRVSFKEFCKTPDLASEITLMVVDRFGVDAAIIFSDILLILEPLGLSLEYSSVDGPVIGKPLRTRRRIEALRDFDPESMDFVYEALRITRKALAPEVSLIGFSGAPFTVASYAVEGSGSKNYVNTKKLMYGDPSLWERLMEILTGSISDYLCAQVDAGADAMQIFDSWVGCLSPADYERFVFPHVKKLISSLPPEVPVILFGTGTGSLLELMGDTGAGVIGLDWRVDILDGWQRAGSSLAVQGNLDPVSMLSTPSHVVEKARKILDRVEGRPGHIFNLGHGVLPQTPVDNVLRLIDEVHEYSARKRA, encoded by the coding sequence ATGAAACAGGGTTTTAACGGGCTTAAGGTAACGTCTTTTGAAAGTCGCCGTTGCGAGGAGATGAAAAAACTCATCTCTTATCACGGCGGCGTGCCCAGGGTCGCACCCTCGATGAGGGAAGTCCCCGATCTTAAAAGTCCTTACGTTGCCGGGTTTGCCGATGATCTCTTCTCGGGCAACATCGATCTTCTTGTTTTAATGACAGGGGTAGGCACGCGGATCCTCTCCGACATCGTAATTGCTGAGTCGGGAGAAAAGAAATATTTGGATGCCCTGCGCGCGACGACGATTCTTGCCAGAGGTCCTAAACCCGTGGCGGCCCTTCGCAAATTCGGGATAAGACCGAATATAACCGTTTCCGAACCGAACACATGGAGAGACATACTTTCCACTTTTGACCAGAGGGACATGTCGCTTGAGAACCTGGTCGTGTACGTCCAGGAATACGGGGTCTCCAACGAGGAGTTTCTCGCTTCTCTTGAAAAAAGAGGAGCCGACGTAAGAAGAATTCCCATTTACAGGTGGGCGCTGCCGGAGGATCTGGGTCCCCTGCGCGATGCTGTAAGATCCGTATCCAAGGGGGAGGAGGACTGCCTCCTGTTCACAAGCTCCCGGCAGGTATCCAACCTTTTTGAGGTGGCGGCCGGGGAAGGATATGCCAACGACTTCATTGAAGGAATCAAAAAAGCGCTTGTATGTTCGATCGGACCGACCACCACGGAGACACTCAGGGAAAACGGGATATCCGTTGACTATGAGCCCGACAGCCCGAAAATGGGGAACCTGGTGAGAGAGGTGGCCAGAAGGTCAGCGGCGCTTCTCGCCAAAAAAAGAACAGCTTTTCAAAACGGGGTGGATACCCGGAACTGGAACCGCACGCAGATGGTCTGGTCGGAGGACCGCGTGCAGGTCCAGAGGAGAGAAATCACTTCTGAAGGAGCATTTATGAAGGCGTGTCGGCTCGAGAAAACCGATTATACTCCCATCTGGCTTATGCGACAGGCGGGCAGGTTTCTCCGGGAATACAGGGAGGCCCGCTCCCGCGTTTCTTTCAAGGAGTTTTGCAAGACCCCGGATCTGGCCTCGGAAATTACGCTGATGGTGGTTGACCGCTTCGGCGTGGACGCGGCCATCATTTTCTCAGACATACTGCTCATACTGGAACCCCTGGGGCTTTCCCTTGAGTACTCGAGCGTTGACGGTCCCGTGATAGGCAAACCTCTTAGGACCCGAAGGCGCATAGAGGCCCTGAGGGACTTTGATCCCGAAAGCATGGATTTTGTCTACGAGGCTCTGCGTATCACGAGAAAGGCGCTTGCCCCCGAAGTTTCGCTTATTGGTTTTAGCGGCGCTCCCTTTACCGTGGCATCCTATGCGGTTGAGGGAAGCGGTTCAAAAAACTACGTAAACACGAAAAAACTCATGTATGGAGACCCTTCCCTGTGGGAGAGGCTGATGGAGATCCTGACCGGGAGTATTTCGGATTATCTCTGCGCTCAGGTGGATGCCGGGGCCGATGCCATGCAGATTTTCGACAGTTGGGTAGGTTGTCTTTCCCCGGCGGATTACGAAAGATTCGTCTTTCCGCACGTAAAAAAACTCATCTCGTCGCTTCCGCCGGAAGTCCCGGTAATATTGTTCGGGACCGGAACCGGTTCCTTGCTCGAACTCATGGGAGATACCGGGGCTGGAGTTATCGGCCTTGACTGGAGGGTCGATATTCTTGACGGCTGGCAGAGGGCGGGAAGTTCTCTTGCGGTTCAGGGGAATCTTGATCCGGTCTCAATGCTCTCAACCCCGTCTCATGTCGTGGAGAAGGCGAGGAAGATACTGGACAGAGTTGAAGGGAGGCCTGGGCATATATTCAATCTGGGTCACGGTGTACTGCCGCAGACGCCGGTTGATAATGTCCTGAGGCTGATTGATGAAGTTCACGAGTATTCCGCGCGAAAAAGGGCTTAG
- the hemH gene encoding ferrochelatase: protein MKNNFDAVMMIGYGAPEKKKDIIPFLRNVASGRPIPEDRLREVAHHYEIFDGKSPLNEFTYKQAQKLEKLLSGWGYNLPVYVGMRNWHPFIKDSLEQMRESGVKNLVGLIMAVYRSDASWERYMRDVSEACEDLEMELHVEYVPPLFNHPLFIEGSAAKVTERMRDIPEDRLDTTMLVFTAHSIPEKMSDSSPYALQFETSSMLVADRVGHKKWMIAYQSRSGSPNEKWLEPDVCDVIGNLADRGFTDIVIQPIGFVCDHIEVLFDIGVEATEAARECGVNLYRAETVNDDDRYIKALGDGVLRLIDSENSRQ from the coding sequence ATGAAAAACAATTTTGACGCCGTAATGATGATTGGATACGGGGCTCCCGAGAAAAAAAAGGACATAATACCCTTTCTCAGGAATGTGGCTAGCGGGAGACCGATACCCGAGGACAGGCTGCGGGAGGTCGCCCATCACTACGAAATCTTCGACGGGAAGTCTCCGCTCAACGAATTCACTTACAAGCAGGCCCAAAAACTTGAGAAGCTTCTTTCTGGGTGGGGGTACAATCTTCCGGTTTACGTCGGGATGAGGAACTGGCATCCGTTCATCAAGGATTCCCTTGAGCAGATGCGGGAAAGTGGTGTGAAGAACCTGGTGGGCCTCATAATGGCCGTTTACCGCTCCGACGCGAGCTGGGAGAGGTACATGAGGGATGTGAGCGAGGCCTGCGAAGATCTCGAGATGGAGCTTCACGTGGAATATGTTCCACCGCTTTTCAACCATCCTCTTTTCATAGAGGGCTCGGCGGCCAAGGTGACGGAACGAATGCGCGACATTCCCGAGGACAGGCTTGATACCACCATGCTTGTGTTTACGGCTCACAGCATTCCCGAGAAGATGTCGGATTCATCTCCCTATGCTCTTCAGTTTGAAACTTCTTCCATGCTGGTGGCGGACAGAGTCGGGCACAAAAAATGGATGATTGCCTACCAGAGCAGGAGCGGCTCTCCGAACGAAAAATGGCTTGAGCCGGACGTATGCGACGTGATAGGGAACCTTGCTGACCGGGGTTTCACGGATATTGTGATTCAGCCGATAGGATTTGTCTGCGATCATATCGAAGTGCTTTTCGATATAGGCGTTGAGGCCACCGAGGCTGCGCGCGAGTGCGGGGTGAACCTCTACAGGGCCGAGACCGTGAACGATGATGACCGCTACATAAAGGCCCTGGGCGACGGGGTGCTGAGGCTCATCGATTCAGAAAACTCCCGGCAATAA